In Candidatus Hydrogenedentota bacterium, the genomic stretch TTGTCGCTGAAGAACACGACGAGCGTGTCGTTTTCGATGCCGCAGCGCCGCAGCGTTTCGAGCACCATGCCGATGCTCTCGTCCACCGATTCGAGCATGGCGGCGTAGTGCGGATTGTGCTGCCGGGGCGCGCCGCCGGAGACGGTTTCGAGTTTGCGCTGATACTTGGCGATCTTGTCCTGTTTCCCCTGGAGCGGGATATGGACGGCGTAATGCGCAAGATACAGGAAGAACGGTTTTTCTTTTTGGGCCTCGATGAACTTGCACGCTTCCTGCGTGAGCCGGTCCGTCAGGTATTCGCCTTCAACGCCGCCGTCCAGCGGCGGGTTGCCTTTCCAGTCCGGCCAAAAGAAGCTCCTGGGCATGCCGCTCGCGCCGCCCGCGATGTTCACGTCGAAACCCTGGTCCTCGGGCCAGTAGCCCTTGCCGCCGAGGTGCCATTTGCCCACGTGGCACGTGGCGTAGCCCGCGCCGCGCAGCGCCTCAGCCAGCGTGGTCTCTTCGAGCGGCAACTGATCGGCGTAAGGGGCCGTGCGCACCGGCGAGTCCTCGGGGCTCAGTGTGCCCTTCAGGAAATTCGTCAGGCGTAGCCGCGCCGGATACTTGCCCGTCATGATGCTCGCTCGCGTGGGCGAGCACACCGGCGCGGCGGCGTACGCCTGCGTGAAGCGCATCCCTTCCGCCGCCATCCGGTCCAGGTTTGGCGTCTCGTGGAAATCGCTGCCGAAGCAGCCGAGATCCGCGTAGCCGAGATCATCGACCAGTATGAACACGAAGTTCGGCTTGCGGCGCGCGCCGCCGTCCCGCGCCGCGGGCGCCGCGTCCGCGAGCCACATCCCGGCGGACAGAGCCGCAGCCGAGAGAAAAGTGCGCCGGTCCAGGGTTGCCATGGTTGCTCTCCTCGCTGCGGACAATAATAACGCCGCCGTGGCGCCTAATTGTAGCGTCCCTTGGCAGTGGCGTGGGAAGGAAGCGCCTGTTTGCGGCGCGGCCTGGAAAAACTTGCAGCGGACACCGCGCGGGGTTCAAGCTCTATAAGCCATCCCAAGACTCGCGCGACAAGCAGAATCGCCCCTTCGACGGGAAGATTTTGTTCAAAGAGCCAGGTCACCTTTGGCCGCGTTTTGCAGGGGCGAGGCATGCCTCGCCCCCACTCTCGGGATAGCTCCTGGCACTCGTAGAAGAGGAGGAGACCATTCATGACCATCAAGATTGCGCTCATCGGCGCGGGCAGCCGCAACTTTGCGCCCTTGTCCGTACGCGACATCCTGTTGAGCGAGCCGCTGCGCGAACGCGGTGTAGAAATCGTATTGATGGATATTGTGGCGGAGCATCTGACCGAGATCGAGCAATACGCGCTCCAAACCGCAGCGACGCTGAAACACGACGCGCGTATTTCCTCAACCACGGACCTCGCGGCGGCGGTGGACGGCGCGGACTTCGCCGTCGCGGCCATCGAGGTGGACCGCTACCTCTACTGGGCGCAGGATTTTCACGTGCCGCGAAAGCACGGGTTCCGGCAGGTCTACGGCGAGAACGGCGGCCCGGGCGGCATCTTCCACGCGTTGCGCAACATGGGCCCGATCATTCACATCGCGCAGACGATGGAACGGCTATGCCCGGGCGCATGGCTGATCAACTTCACGAATCCCGAAAGCAAGTTGTGCGAGGCGATTTCGCGATTGACGAAGATCAAGAACGTCGGCCTCTGCCACGGCGTCTATCACGGTTACCTCCAGACGGCGCACATCCTGGGCAAGGCAGTCGAAGACATCGAAGGCGCCGCGTGCGGCATCAATCATTTTACGTGGCTGCAATGCCTGCGCGACAGGAAGACCGGCGAAGACCTCTATCCGCTGCTCCGCGAGCGGGAGGCGCGTGGCGACTGGCTCGCTGAATGGCACGAGTACGGCATGGCGCGCATCCTGTTCCGCAGGTTCGGGCTGTGGCCGTCGCCCGCGCCGAACCACTACGGCGAATACGTGCGCTGGGCCGAAGAGTTCGTGTGCGACGAGGTCCAGTATTTCTATGACCCGATGGACGGCCCCCCGTGGCAGACCGGTCACGTCCCCGAGTTCGTGTACTCACTGAGCGGCGATAAGACGACGCGGCCCTGGTTCAAGCCGGAACCGCCCCCGTCCCGCTTCGAGGACGCGCCGCTGAAACCTTCCGACGAATTCGCCGTGCCGATCATGGAAGGCATCGTCTGCGGCCTGAAACGCGACCTGCTCGCCATCAACGTGCCCAATAACGGGACCATCCCCAACCTGCCGGACGACATGGTAATCGAAGCGCCCGGCATCGCCGACAAGAGCGGGCTGCGCACCGTACAGATGGAAGCGCTGCCGGAGGGTATCGCGGCGATGCTGCGGCTCCAGGGCAGCATCCACAAGCTGCTCGTCGAGGCCTTCTCGGAGCGCTCGAAGAACAAGCTCGTGCAGGCGTTCCTGCTGGACCCAACGGTCGATTCGTATCGCCGCGCCGTTGCGTGCGTTGACGAGATGCTGATGCTGCAGCGGGAACTGCTGCCCGAGTTCAAGTAGTCTCCCGCGCGGGACGGGTCGCGCGCGGCATGGCGCTCCGCTATAATCAGGGTCTTCCGCCGGAGACAACCGGGAGGTGGCACCCATGTATATTGGCCGCATCGTCAGTGTCGCGCAAACCCGCGACCATCGCCTTTGCGCGCTCTACCGGGTTTCAAGCCGGTCCTTTCCGAACCGGACAGCCGTCAGCGGCGCGGACAAGATCAGCATTGTGCCCAAACCCGGCCACGAGACCGATGTGCAAAAGAACCCCTATATCGCCTACAACTGCGCGCGCATTGCCTGCGGCGGGCAGGTGGCCGTCGTCACCAATGGCAGCCACACCGACCCTATCGCCGAAAAGATCGCGCAGGGAATGTCCGTGCGGGACGCACTCGCGCTCACTTCGATTCTGCTGGACTACGAAAAAGACCAGTACAACACCCCGCGTATCAGCGCGGTCGTAGACAAGCGCGACGGATCGGCCTGGCTGGCCGTCGTGCGCGAGGACGGCGCCGAAGTCCGGCGGATAGGCCTGCAACCCGGCCATTGCTGTTACGTCGCTACCTACGAGGAGAACGTCGTGCGCCCCGAACAGGGCGACGTGTTCCCAGCGATGACCGCGGAGGCGGCAAGCGCCTTCATCCTGGGCGAAGGCGTCTTCTCGCAGCGCACCAACCCGGTGACCGCCGTCGCCGCGATGGCGGAGGGTTCCGGGTTTGCGCTGGCCGTCTCCAGCGCCGTGTAAGACCCGGAGCACATAACCGGCGGGAGTGCCCCACATTGAACACCGAATACGTCTCCCCTCTCGTTGAACGCTTCGCCACGCGCGGGATGGCGGAACTCTGGAGCGCGCAGCGCAAGTTCTCCACCTGGCGCAGATGCTGGGTCGCTCTCGCGGAGGCCGAGCGGGAACTCGGTCTGCCCATCACGGACGAACAGCTGGACGAGTTGCGCGCGCATGTCGACGACATCGATTTCGAGGCCGCGCAACGCTATGAACGCAAGACGCGCCACGATGTCATGGCTCACATCCATGCCTACGGCGACGCCGCGCCGAAAGCGCGCCCGATCATCCACCTCGGCGCGACGAGCTGCTACGTCGGCGACAACACCGACCTGATGCTCATGCGGGAAGGTCTCGAAATCCTGCTCGGGAAAGCGGTGAACGTCCTCGAACGGCTCAAGCAGTTCGCCCTCCGCTGGAAAGACCTGCCCACCCTCGGCTACACACATTATCAGCCCGCGCAGGTCGTCACCGTCGGCAAGCGCGCCTGTCTTTGGGCCCAGGACCTCCTCATGGACGCCCAGGACCTCGAAGCCGGCATCAAGCGGCTGCGCTGCCGCGGCGTCAAGGGCACCACGGGCACCCAGGCCTCCTTTCTCGAACTTTTCGACGGCGACCACGGGAAAGTCCGCCAGCTCGAGCAGCGCGTCGCGGAAAAACTCGGATTCGATTCCGCTTACCCCGTCACAGGCCAGACCTATCCGCGCAAGGTTGATACACAGGTGCTTAACATCCTCGCGGGCATCGGCGAATCGGTGCACAAATTCGGCACCGACATGCGCCTGCTCGCCAACCTCAAACAAGTGGAGGAACCGTTCGAAAGCACGCAGGTCGGCAGTTCCGCCATGGCTTACAAGCGCAACCCCATGCGGTGCGAACGGGTCTGCGCACTCGGGCGCTTCCTTATGGTCGCCCCGTTGCATGGCGCGTTCACCAGCGCTATCCAGTGGTTCGAGCGCACGCTCGACGATTCGGCTATCCGCAGATTGAGCGTTCCAGAGGCGTTCCTGGCGGCGGATGCGGCGCTGAACCTGTATTTGAATATCATGGAAAACCCACAGGTATATCCGAAAATCATCGAAAAACATCTTAGGGCCGAGCTGCCGTTCATGGCTACGGAGAACATCCTGATGGCCGCCGTCAAACGGGGCGGCGACCGCCAGACCCTGCATGAGGTAATCCGCGCGCATGCCCAAGCGGCGGCGGCGAGGGTCAAGCAGGAAGGCCTGGAGAACGACCTCCTCGAACGTCTCGCCGCGGACCCGGCCATTCCCTTGTCATCCGAAGAGGTCCATGCCGCACTTGACCCGAGCCACTTTGTCGGGCGCGCCCCGCAGCAGATTGTCGAGTTCATGGCGTCGGACTTGCAGCCTTTCCTGGACCGCAATCATCACCGTCTTGGGGTGACTTCGGATGTGCGCGTGTAGCCCCGTATCGGGGGTCTCGGCGTAGCACCGCAAGGAGTGCAAGCCGCAAGCGGGCGGCAGCCCCCGCCGGGTCTTAACCGCGGTGCACGGCTTCGCCCAGCAGCGTTTCCAGGAAACGGCACGCCAGCTCGTAGATACCCGGCACGGTGCTTTCCCGGGGCCCCGCCACATTCAGCGTCCGGATTGCATGCATGCGGAGCCAGGCCAGCGCGTCTTCCACGCGTGGACTTGCGCTCAGGTCGGCGACAAAATACGGAGTCCCCTCTTTCATGGCGAACACGCGAGTCACCGCCGTTCCCCCGGCGGGTTCGCCATGTGTCAGGATAAGCGTCCCGTCCGCGTCCCGGACGTTCCACAGGGTGCGCTCCGCGTATTCCGCCGATGGCGTCTCGCGCAGCGGGTAGATACGCGGGATGCGGCCGTCTTCGGCCAGGCGCCCCTTGGGGCACCATCCGCCACAGGGGATCCCCAGCCGCAAGGCCGTATCGAGCGCGGCGCGGTCCACCCCTGTCTGACCACCTGAATGAACGCGCTCGAGCATCTCTGTCCCCTTCTGACCCGCTTCAGCGCCCCGTTTCCCTGCCCAGGTAGTCGACCGCGTCCGGGGCGACGACCCGAAGCGCAGGGAATGCCGCCTCCAAGACGAACCGCTCGGAGTACGAGTCATTCACCATCACGCAGCGTTCCGGCGCAATGCCATGCCGCGCGATGAGCGCCGCGAGGGTCTCCGCCTTGTCCTCGCTGATGCAAACCTCGATAAAGAAATCCGGAACCTGATACAGCCGCAATAGCGCCCGTGCGTTCCCGTTGCGCGTCAGGAGCAATTGCCGCTTGCCCCGGTTGTTCAGGTCGTAGAGACAGGCCATCACTTCCGGGTCCGGCTTTCCGTCTTTGCGCAGCAGGGTGTCGTCCAAGTCCCACACGACCCAGTCGAAAGGCGCGCAGTCGCAGAAGTTGCGCAGACAACGGTTCAGCACGACATCCCGGCACATGCGCGGCACCCGCACGCAGTCGCCGCCGTACAGGAACGCCGCGATCAGGGGAATATTCACGCCGCCCAGCCGGGTCAACGTCATGCTGCCGCCAATGCGCGCGTTGACCTCCAGCAATACCGGTTCTCCCGCCGCGTTTTTCTTGAACTGGGCGAACCATGGCCCTTCGATGCGCAACGCCCGCGCAATCGCCTCCACCTGCTCCGCGACCGCTGGCTCGTCCACGGGGCGCGTGCCCAGCGCGACCCCGCGCCCGATGTTCGCCCGAACGCGCACGTTCGCAAACAGCAGTACGCCCGAACGGTCGCTGATACAATCCACGGTGTACTCGTCACCGGGAAGATGCTCGCACAGGAGCGTTTCATCGCCAAGCGCGGGGCTCAGTTCGTCCCGGGAACGCGCGACATAGCTGCCCCGGGAACCGCTGCCCTGGTCCGGTTTTACAAACAGCGGCAACTGCGCATTCTGAAGCGTGTACAGCCGGGGCACGGCCACCGCGCCGCCGAGCCGCGCATAGGTCGCGCGCTTCGACAGCAGCAGCCGCGCGATTTCCGCGCGCGGCGTCACGAACGTCACCCCCTCCACGCGCATCTCGGAACAGACCGCCACGAGCGGGTCCCACGCAGGAAACACGATGTCGATATGGCAGTCCCGCAGGATCGCGGCGAATTGCTCCCGAAAACCCGGCGCCTGATAGTATGGACATTCCACGTAATGCTCGACCAGAAAGCGCGCCGGGTCATACCGGCCCTTGCCGCTGCTTCCGCCGAACAGCGAGAACTTATTGCTCTTGCGCAGCGCCTGGATGATTTCAAGGCCCGGCTCGTTGCAGGCAGGAAACACGAATACGTTCACGACGGCTTCCCGTCAGAGGCCGGGGGCGCCTCGATAATCTCGCGCACAATGTAATAGGGCTTGTTCTGCACCTCCACGAATATGCGGCCCACGTACTCGCACATGACGCCCGTGGCGATCATTTGCACCCCCGCGAGAATAAAGAACAGCGCCGTCACGCTCGCCAGCGAACCCGCGAGCGGATCGTAGTTCACGTCGATGATCCGCCGCGCAAAGATCAACGCGCCCATGAAAAAGCCAACCAGGGACAAGAGACAACCC encodes the following:
- a CDS encoding IMP cyclohydrolase, whose translation is MYIGRIVSVAQTRDHRLCALYRVSSRSFPNRTAVSGADKISIVPKPGHETDVQKNPYIAYNCARIACGGQVAVVTNGSHTDPIAEKIAQGMSVRDALALTSILLDYEKDQYNTPRISAVVDKRDGSAWLAVVREDGAEVRRIGLQPGHCCYVATYEENVVRPEQGDVFPAMTAEAASAFILGEGVFSQRTNPVTAVAAMAEGSGFALAVSSAV
- a CDS encoding sulfatase, which translates into the protein MATLDRRTFLSAAALSAGMWLADAAPAARDGGARRKPNFVFILVDDLGYADLGCFGSDFHETPNLDRMAAEGMRFTQAYAAAPVCSPTRASIMTGKYPARLRLTNFLKGTLSPEDSPVRTAPYADQLPLEETTLAEALRGAGYATCHVGKWHLGGKGYWPEDQGFDVNIAGGASGMPRSFFWPDWKGNPPLDGGVEGEYLTDRLTQEACKFIEAQKEKPFFLYLAHYAVHIPLQGKQDKIAKYQRKLETVSGGAPRQHNPHYAAMLESVDESIGMVLETLRRCGIENDTLVVFFSDNGGLSVEEGPLTPATDNYPLRAGKGYLYEGGIREPMIARWPGMVPNNTVCETPVTSVDFFPTFCSLAGAGAREAAANNALDGVDIGRLFANPSAPLRRGALYWHYPHFANQGGRPAGAMRAGDWKLIEHYERGDLELFNLRDDIGETRNLADQQPRRLRRMRDALDAWRKDVGAVMPPRADQP
- a CDS encoding adenylosuccinate lyase; protein product: MNTEYVSPLVERFATRGMAELWSAQRKFSTWRRCWVALAEAERELGLPITDEQLDELRAHVDDIDFEAAQRYERKTRHDVMAHIHAYGDAAPKARPIIHLGATSCYVGDNTDLMLMREGLEILLGKAVNVLERLKQFALRWKDLPTLGYTHYQPAQVVTVGKRACLWAQDLLMDAQDLEAGIKRLRCRGVKGTTGTQASFLELFDGDHGKVRQLEQRVAEKLGFDSAYPVTGQTYPRKVDTQVLNILAGIGESVHKFGTDMRLLANLKQVEEPFESTQVGSSAMAYKRNPMRCERVCALGRFLMVAPLHGAFTSAIQWFERTLDDSAIRRLSVPEAFLAADAALNLYLNIMENPQVYPKIIEKHLRAELPFMATENILMAAVKRGGDRQTLHEVIRAHAQAAAARVKQEGLENDLLERLAADPAIPLSSEEVHAALDPSHFVGRAPQQIVEFMASDLQPFLDRNHHRLGVTSDVRV
- a CDS encoding ATP-grasp domain-containing protein, whose amino-acid sequence is MNVFVFPACNEPGLEIIQALRKSNKFSLFGGSSGKGRYDPARFLVEHYVECPYYQAPGFREQFAAILRDCHIDIVFPAWDPLVAVCSEMRVEGVTFVTPRAEIARLLLSKRATYARLGGAVAVPRLYTLQNAQLPLFVKPDQGSGSRGSYVARSRDELSPALGDETLLCEHLPGDEYTVDCISDRSGVLLFANVRVRANIGRGVALGTRPVDEPAVAEQVEAIARALRIEGPWFAQFKKNAAGEPVLLEVNARIGGSMTLTRLGGVNIPLIAAFLYGGDCVRVPRMCRDVVLNRCLRNFCDCAPFDWVVWDLDDTLLRKDGKPDPEVMACLYDLNNRGKRQLLLTRNGNARALLRLYQVPDFFIEVCISEDKAETLAALIARHGIAPERCVMVNDSYSERFVLEAAFPALRVVAPDAVDYLGRETGR
- a CDS encoding alpha-galactosidase; protein product: MTIKIALIGAGSRNFAPLSVRDILLSEPLRERGVEIVLMDIVAEHLTEIEQYALQTAATLKHDARISSTTDLAAAVDGADFAVAAIEVDRYLYWAQDFHVPRKHGFRQVYGENGGPGGIFHALRNMGPIIHIAQTMERLCPGAWLINFTNPESKLCEAISRLTKIKNVGLCHGVYHGYLQTAHILGKAVEDIEGAACGINHFTWLQCLRDRKTGEDLYPLLREREARGDWLAEWHEYGMARILFRRFGLWPSPAPNHYGEYVRWAEEFVCDEVQYFYDPMDGPPWQTGHVPEFVYSLSGDKTTRPWFKPEPPPSRFEDAPLKPSDEFAVPIMEGIVCGLKRDLLAINVPNNGTIPNLPDDMVIEAPGIADKSGLRTVQMEALPEGIAAMLRLQGSIHKLLVEAFSERSKNKLVQAFLLDPTVDSYRRAVACVDEMLMLQRELLPEFK
- a CDS encoding putative molybdenum carrier protein; protein product: MLERVHSGGQTGVDRAALDTALRLGIPCGGWCPKGRLAEDGRIPRIYPLRETPSAEYAERTLWNVRDADGTLILTHGEPAGGTAVTRVFAMKEGTPYFVADLSASPRVEDALAWLRMHAIRTLNVAGPRESTVPGIYELACRFLETLLGEAVHRG